From a region of the Neodiprion fabricii isolate iyNeoFabr1 chromosome 7, iyNeoFabr1.1, whole genome shotgun sequence genome:
- the LOC124186228 gene encoding uncharacterized protein LOC124186228 isoform X1 — protein sequence MLRKIISRQQATNVDSVQRPEVFPTLPIETMEEFANLEELLKSNEHRIYLTQKLSSIGGTSGRQCVLAVLKSLLTNELAMQFNWAGRDKIAFQKTLVMQVIYDAVKATFHGKELVSDIKEANIAAAVKDWLKLARSRYSYVPKRRLQ from the exons ATGCTGAGGAAAATCATATCGAGGCAGCAAGCAACTAACGTGGACAGCGTACAAAGGCCAGAGGTATTTCCAACGCTTCCAATTGAAACAATGGAAGAATTTGCGAACCTCGAAGAACTTCTCAAATCGAATGAGCATCGAATATACCTG ACACAAAAACTATCCTCTATTGGAGGCACAAGTGGCCGTCAATGCGTATTGGCTGTTCTCAAGTCATTGCTAACAAACGAATTAGCCATGCAGTTCAATTGGGCTGGTAGAGACAAAATTGCTTTCCAAAAGACACTGGTGATGCAAGTTATTTacg ATGCTGTTAAAGCTACTTTCCATGGTAAGGAATTAGTAAGCGATATCAAGGAAGCGAATATTGCAGCTGCAGTTAAAGATTGGTTGAAACTCGCTCGATCGCGATACTCCTACGTACCTAAAAGACGCCTTCAATAG
- the LOC124186228 gene encoding uncharacterized protein LOC124186228 isoform X2, producing MLRKIISRQQATNVDSVQRPEVFPTLPIETMEEFANLEELLKSNEHRIYLTQKLSSIGGTSGRQCVLAVLKSLLTNELAMQFNWAGRDKIAFQKTLVMQVIYDAVKATFHGKELVSDIKEANIAAAVKDWLKLARSRYSSK from the exons ATGCTGAGGAAAATCATATCGAGGCAGCAAGCAACTAACGTGGACAGCGTACAAAGGCCAGAGGTATTTCCAACGCTTCCAATTGAAACAATGGAAGAATTTGCGAACCTCGAAGAACTTCTCAAATCGAATGAGCATCGAATATACCTG ACACAAAAACTATCCTCTATTGGAGGCACAAGTGGCCGTCAATGCGTATTGGCTGTTCTCAAGTCATTGCTAACAAACGAATTAGCCATGCAGTTCAATTGGGCTGGTAGAGACAAAATTGCTTTCCAAAAGACACTGGTGATGCAAGTTATTTacg ATGCTGTTAAAGCTACTTTCCATGGTAAGGAATTAGTAAGCGATATCAAGGAAGCGAATATTGCAGCTGCAGTTAAAGATTGGTTGAAACTCGCTCGATCGCGATACTCC TCGAAATAA